The DNA window CGTCGCGCCATAGCTCCAGCGCGTCGGCCTGTTCGTCGGGCATGACCTCCAACACGACGATGCCGTCGTAGTTTTCGTGGAGGGCCGTAATCACGCGCTCCATGTCCATCGTGCCCGTCCCGAACGCCAGTCCGTCCGTGATTTTCGTCCCGTCACAGCAGTGCACGACGGGAATCGAGATGTCGTCCGCGGCGAGGAGTGTTTCCAGTATCGAACGGTACTCCGCCTCGGCCGTGTAGAGGTGTGCGGTGTCGAGGACGAGCGGCCGACCCTCGTCGAGCAGGACGTTCGTCAGGAAATGGCGACTGTGACCCGTCGAGTTCTCGAAGCCGTGCGGGACGGTGATGTCGATGCGGTCGAGGACGTAGCCGAGGTTGCTCAACGGAATCTTCGTCGAGTGGACGACGAGCGTGGCGTCGAGTCGCTCACAGAGGTCGTTCGCGCGCTGGACGTACGCCAGTTCGTCGAGGCCCACGTGCGGCGTGTGCACCGAAACGACATCGACCGGCGCGGCGCGACACGCGGCCGTCGTCTCCTCGATGGCGTCCAAGTCGTCCGTGGTGAGGTGGAGTTCCACCGCGTCGAAGCCGCGCTCGGACGCGGCCCGCAATTCGTCGGCGGTCGGTGGGCATTTCCCGGCGACTATCATCGATACGGCGTAGCACGCGCCGGTCCAAATACGTACCGTGGGATGTGAGGGTTTGGCAAACACGAACTCCCACGCCCGCCCGTGTTTTTGGTTGCGCAGCGAGAAGCTCGCGCTATATGAACGTGACCGTTCTCGGAACCGGCGGGACGATTGCGAGCACCGACAGCGAAACCGGCGCGGTGCCGACCGAACGGGGAACCGAACTCGTCGAGCGCGTCCCGGCGCTACGCGAGTACGGCGACATCTCGGTCGAACAGGTCGCACAGGTTCCGAGTTACGAGATGACGGCGGAAACGCTCGAACTCGTCGGCGAGCGGGTCGCCGAACTGGACGACGATTCGGGAACCGACGCCATCGTCGTCACGCACGGCACGGACACGATGGCGGAGACGGCCTACTTCCTCGACGCGACCCGTCGTCCGACCACGCCCGTCCTCCTGACCGGCGCGCAACGGCGACCGGACGAACGGAGTTCGGACGGTCCGGCCAACCTCGTCACCGCGTTCGCGGCGGCACGGGCCTTCGCGGACGGCGGACACGGCGGGACCTTCGTCGCCTTCGACGGGGCGGTCCACAGCGCACGGTACGCGACGAAAGTCCACACGTCTGCCCTCGACGCCTTTTCCTCGCCCGGCGTCGGGCCGGTGGCGACCCACGACCGCGAGGACGTTCGAATCCTCCGTCGGCCGCGGAGCGAAACCGAGCACATTCCGGACGCCTCTCTCGACCCGACCGTCTTCGTCGTCGGGAGCGGTGCCGGAGCGGACGAACGACTGGCGGCGGCCGCGCTCGACGCGGGCGCGGACGGTCTCGTCGTGAACGGCACGGGACTCGGCAACGTCACCGCGAGCCTCGGCGAGTTCGTCGAATCGACGGTCCGAAACGGGACGCCGGTCGTCGTCGCGTCGCGGTGCGTCGCGGGGCGGACGACGCCGGTCTACGGCGGCGCTGGCGGCGGCGAGACGTTGCGGAACGCCGGTGCGATGTTCGCCGGTGACCTGCCCGCCCACAAAGCTCGCCTCAAACTCGCCCTCGCGCTCTCGACGTATTCGGGCGAAAAGGACGGATGCGAGGAGAGTGACGGACGAACAGGGAGCGACGGGGACGACGAGAGCGATGAACACGAGAAACTCCGCGCGCTGTTCGACGGGTGATACGGACCCGATTCGGCCGACTCCGGGTGCTACAGCAGGCTCCAGAAGCGGAAGCCGGGGTTGAGGACGAGGAAGATGATTCCCAGCATGACGGCCGTTTCGAACGTCCCGACGAGGAGGATACGTTTCTCGATGGATTTGAGCCGCGAGGGGTCGGGGGACGGCGCTTGCCCCTCGAAATACACCGTCAGGTGCATGCGGTTGGAGACGAGGAGGCCGAACAACCACAGTAACCACCCGAGGACGAACACCCGGAGCATCCACGGGTTGTCGGCGTGCAACAACCCGAACTGCTCCGCGAGGAGACTCCCCGAGAGGACGGTGGTAAAGCTGATGACGAGCATGAATACGACGACCTTGGGAATCACTCGTTGGGTGAACGCCTTGGCTCGCTCGGGACTCGCGGTTCCCAGATACAGGATGAGGGCGGCCGGGAAGACTATCGCCATCCCGAACCAGACGGTCCCGCTCACGATGTGCGCGTACAACAGCAACAGCGGGTCGTCGATGAGGACGGTCGCACCTACGACCGAAAGTGGGAGGAGGACGGCGCTCACGAGAAAAGAGAGCGACGACTCTTCGGTTATCTCCCGTATCTGATGGAGGTATGTCGGAGTACTCTGGGACATTGCGGTGCCGACGATTGGTTGAGTAATGTCCATCATTGACTTAACAGTACCGACATCTGGTCGAAGCTGACGACGCGACGGTTGACGTCGAAGCTGACGAGCCGAGTCGAACGTCCGTTTCTACATTTCGTCCGAGATTGTCCTTCTATTCCGTATTCTCGGGCGACTCACCGAAATTCTCAAATGAGAATTAAGCGTGTTGACGGGAGACTTTGAGCTACTTCGACGATTCGATTCCCACATCCGAACAGGTAATAATTTGCACAATATTGCAAGATACTTCCAAAAGCATATATTCGCGGATACACTCCGTGTCGGTAATGGTGCCGGGACACTCGTTCGTCCGACCGAACGGCGAGGACGGCCGACTTCCCGTTCGAAACGGTATTTCTCGGCCGGTTTCGACCGGCCGCTCGACGGCGGCGTATCGTACGAAGACTACCTTTACAATGCAGAAGCAACACACCTTTCGGCAATGAAACAACGGAACAAACTACTCTTCGGGGGCATCGGAATCCTCGTCCTCTTTCTCGTTCTCGCGGCGACGACGATGAACGCGACGACGACGTTCGTCACGCCGACGAAGGCCCAGGGCGGGAACTACGACGGCGACTGGGTTAACTTGGAAGGACGCGTGACCGACCTTCATCGGTCGAACGAGCAGGTCGTCTTCGATGTCGTGGATAACAACACCTCGGTGCGGGTGACGTACGACAAGACCATGCCGGAGACGATGCAGAACGGGCGCGTCGTGGTCGCCAAGGGCGTGCTTCGGGATGGAAAACTCGACGCGCGCAAACTCTCCGTTCGCGCCCACGAGGGAACCGACCGCCCCGAGAAATCGAAGTAGCCGCCGGTCGTGAACGCGAATTCGACGGTCGAGAGACGACACCGATGACACGAATAGAAGTCGATGGATTGACCAAGCGATTCGGGCGCTTCACGGCGCTCGACGACGTGAGCTTTGGCGTTTCCGACGGCGAGCGCGTCGGATTGTTCGGTCCGAACGGCGCGGGAAAGACGACGCTGCTTCGCATCCTCGCAACGCTCTCGACGCCGACGGATGGACGGGTTCTGGTCGACGGCCGCGAACTCTCGTCCGACTGGGCGGGCGTCCGGCGACGAATCGGCGTCCTCTCCCACGACACGATGCTTTACGAGGGGTTGACGGCGCGCGAGAACCTCCGACTGCACGCCCGACTCCACGGCGTCGATACCGAGCGATGCGAACGGGTGTTGGAGTTGGTCGGCCTCAGGTCGGACGGGGAGCGCGACCCGAGCACGTTCTCCCACGGGATGCGAAAGCGGCTTTCGCTGGCCCGCGCCCTGTTGCACGACCCCGACGTGTTGCTGCTCGACGAACCGTACTCCGGACTCGACCGGCGGTCGATGGCCGACTTCGACGGCATCCTCGACGCGGTTGGCGTCGGAACGGTCGTGATGGTGACACACGACCTCGACCGCGGCTTCGCCTTCTGCGACCGCGGCCTCGTTCTCGACGGCGGGAGCGTCCGCAGCGACGTTTCACTGACCGCCCTCGACTCGTCGGACGCGTTCATCGACCGGTACCGGACCGCCATCGGTTTGGAGGCGGACTGAGATGCGGGCGTTCCTGCGGGTCGCCGCCGAGGTCGTCCGGAAGGACCTGCTGGTCGAAGCGCGCTCGAAGCGCGTGCTCAACACGGCGGTCGTGTTCTCGCTCCTCGTCGTCGTCGTCTTCGCGTTCGGCTTCGCGCAGACGTTCGTGAACCTCGATACCATCGGCAGCGGGGCGCTCTGGGTGTCGTTCGTCTTCGCCGGGACGTTCGGCGTCATCCAAAGCGCGGTCAGCGAGGAACAGGACGCCGCCCTCGACGGGTTGTTGCTCGCCCCCGTGGACAGGTCGGCCATCTACGTCGGCAAGGTCGTGAGTTCGACCGCCTTCGTCGCGGGCGTGGAACTCCTCACCGTGGGGTTCGTCGTGGTGTTCCTCGATTACTCGCCGCCGGTCGCGGCGGTTCCCGCCCTCGTCGGTATCGTCGTCGCGGCCTCGTTCGGCTTCTCCGCGGCGGGGGTCGTCCTGTCGCTGCTGACCGTGAAGTCACAGCTCAGGGAGCTGTTGCTCCCGATGTTGCTCGTCCCGCTCGTCATCCCGGTGTTGCTGGCCGGGGTGTCGCTCACCCGCGGCCTCACCACCGGCGAGAGTCTCCGGTCGTGGGTCGTCCTGCTGTTGGCGTACGACGGCATCCTCTTTCTCGCCGGGTTCGTGACGTTCGAATACGTGGTCGAAGGATAGGGTTCAGAAGAGGGTTCTGCCGTTCAGAGCGCGCGGTACGCGAGTATTCCGCCGATGACGATGCTCAGGAAGGACAGCACCATGACCACGGTCGGGAAGTCGGTGCCGCCGTTGCCGCCATTGCCGGACCCGCCGTTCGCCGACTGTTGAGCCGTTTTCGGCACGTGAACTCGAATCTCGTCCCCGCTCCGAAGCGCCTTATCGTTCGTCAACATCGAAATCGGGGCCGACCCCGGTCGGAGGTTCGAGGAGTGGGACACCTCCGAGAGGTTGTACCCCTGCAGGACGACCGCGAGACGGTCGGTATCGTGGTCAACCGACTTCCGTATGCTCCGGTTTTCGAGGTCGTATGCGACGCCGATTTGGGCCGTGTCGTTCGCGGCGATGGTGGCGTTGATTATCACGTCCGACCCCCGTCGTGAGAACGTAGTCTGGCGATTACGGAACATCGCACCGGTCGGCGTGGCTCCGTTCGGGAGCGCGACGCGAACCGGACCGACGAACGGCCGGTCGCCGGTGTTGCGGACCGTCAGCGTCTCGACGACGCTCAGGCCGGTGCTGTTCTGCTGTGGCGAAACCTGCATCACGTGACTGGCGGGATTGCCGCCGGAGACGGTGAGCACGCCGTCGTCGTCCGTCGGCGCGCGTTTCACGAACCGGACGTTCGTGGCGTTCGTCCCCGTCGTGACGGTCTTCTTGTAGGGAACGCCCGCCATCCGCATCCACAGCGTGTAGGTCGTGTTCGACTTCAGCGGCCCGACGCTGAACGTTCCGTTTTCGGATGCGTTGACCTGTCCGACGGGCGGGCCGGTCGGACTGGCGACGAGCAACTGGGCGTTCGAGACGGCCGAGCCGTTTTCGCTCACGACGCGTCCCGAGAGGGTCGGTCCCAAGTCGAACGAGATGCCGTCCGTTTCGTTCGTCAGCGCGTAGTGTGCCAGTCCGTCGTGGGACAGTCGAACGTAGTACAGCGATGCGTTCGTGACGTTCGCGGCGGTGAACGTTCCGTTCGTCACCGTCGCGTTCACCGACTGCCCGACCCGGCGATAGTTCCGGTCGAGCGGCGTCACCGTCACCGTGTCGCCGTTTGCCGTTCCGTTCGTAACCGTCGCTGTTCCGGAAATCGATACCGTCGTGTCGCCCGCGCCGCTCGCAAGCGGCACTGTCGAGACGCAAGCGAGGAGGACGAGGAGCGATAGTGCGAAGCGTTTCATTGGTGTATCAAATCGTTGTTAGTCGGATGTCGTCGGATCCGTTTTTGATGCGGTCGTCGTCGACCGAAGCGATTCGGCGGTGAGTCCGTGCGTGGGGTCGAACAGGAGTATCAGCACCATCCCGCCGAGCAGGAAGAGAACGCCGACCCGAATCGGCGTCATCAGCGGGATGCGTTTGACGGTCAGCGATGCCGTCCCGTCGTTGAGCGCGGCGATGACGTACGTGTCTTGGGTGAGTCCGCGGTCGATGAGCACGTCCCGGACCTGCATACCGCCCTGTTTGACGTACCGTCGCTGTCCCACGCTCCCGGCGGCGATTCGGTTACCGTTTCGATAGACGCGGAGGTCCATCGAGCGTTTCTGGACGCGAGTCAGGTCGACGGACGCTGGCGGGTTCGATACCGGTCCGACGTTCTGTGCGTCGGTCACGACGACGGCATCGGCTTGCGGCACGTAGTTCCACATGACCGCACCCCGGGCGACGATATCCTCGCCGCGCGAGAGGTCGGCCGAGGTGCCGTTCTGTCCGGTCAGGCCGACCCACACCCCGGAGTTGTCGAGTTGCGCCACGGTCGCCCGCGGCCCTCGTTTGACGTCCGTGACGGTCCCGTACACGGCCTTGATGGTGCCGTTCAACGATGTCCCCTTCGAGAGCACCTGCTGGCTCGACAGCGCGGCCTGCCGCGGGTCGGGATTCTTCGGCAGCGTGGTTTCGTCGTAGCCGACCGCCTGGACGGCGTACGCCGAATCGGGAACTTGATGGACGGACCCGTCAGCGCGAGCATCCTGGATGATGACCGAGGACTGGGCCGTGAAGAGATAGGTGAACGCAAGCGAGACGACGAGTATCGCCACGCCGAGGTGGATGAGCGTGATTCCCGTCTCCTTGAGCTGGAACCGGCGCGGATTGCCGGGGATGCGCTCTATCGCCCGTTTGACCATGGCGATACAGACGTACGCGGCCGGGGGAACGACCGAGAGCGCGCTCGCACCGCCGACGATGCGGTACACGAGCGCGTCGTTGCCGGACACCGACGCCAGTTGCCACGGCGAAGACGGCTTGACGAACGCCGCCACGACGGTCGCCACGGCGAAGACGCCGAGCGCGACGAGGCTCCGGTCGCGCCCTTCGACGTCGAAGTCCATGTAGAAGCCGAGGAGGAGGAGAGCGAGGAGCACGACCGGGTAGCTCCAGAGGTTGTAGTATTTCGGGTTCACCTGCACCTCGATGCCGGTCGTGAGGTCGCGGAGGAGGGGGAACGTCAGTCCCCAGATGGAGATGAACGCGAGCGTTCCCAGCACGAGGACGGCGAGGTGAAGCAGGTTCGACCGCGTGACCCACTCGCTCCCGCTCGACCCGTCGTCGTCGGCTTCGAGGAACCAGTACGCGAGCGGGACGACCACGCCGAGAAGCGCCGTGATTCCCATCAGCACGAGCAGGGAGAGGCCGATTCCTTCGGAGGCGAACGAGTGGACGCTCCGGAAGACCCCGCTCCGAACGACCGACGTCGTGTAGATGGCGAGGGCGAACACCGTCGAGGTCATCGCGGGCGCGAGCACCGTGTAGTTGCGCCCGGCGCGGTAGTTCGTGACGGCGTGCAGCGTCGCGGTGAGGAACAGCCACGGGATGAAAATCGCGGTTTCCACGGGGTCCCACGCCCAGATGCCGCCCCATCCCAGCACGGTGTACGACCAGAGCGCGCCGAGGGAGACGGCGGCCGTCAGGAACAGCCACGAGACGCGGAGCCAGCGGAGGACGCTCCCGTACCACTCCTCGAACAGGCCGCCTTGGCCGCGGAGCAACGAGACGAAGTGCGCCGCGCCGATGGCGAACGGGACCGTCAACAGCGCGTAGGCGGTGAACATGACCGGCGGGTGAATCGCCATGTACGGGTCCACGAGGAGCGGGTTGAGACCGCGGCCGGTCGCGGGAACGAACCCGGCGGCCGCGTTCGGGAACTCCTGTGCGATGGTGGTAAAGGGACTCTCGACGACCAACATCAGGCCGAAGTAGGAGACGATTCCCATCGTGATGGTCTGGACGAGTTTTCTGTTGCGCCCGCGGACGCCGCGGAGCTTCGCCGCCCAGAAGGCGACGATGGAGGCGAGCGCCGCCCACAGCAACACGGACCCCTCGTTGCCCGCGTAGACGCCGGTGAACCGGTACAACAGCGGAAGGAAATCGGTCGTGTTGTTCCAGACGTAGGCGTTCGAGTAGTCGGTCGTGACGAACTGGTAGGTGAGATACAACAGAGCGGTCGTCAACAGCCCGGCCGTCGTCCCCACGAGCGCCGGGACGTATCCGGCGAACCGCTCCTCGTCGCGGAGGTAGTCCCGTCCCAGCAACAGCGTGGTGACGGTACTCACGCACAGCGCGAGCAGGAGGAGTATCTGTCCCGGCGTCACTGCTCCGCCCTCCGCTGTGCGCGTTCGAGATAGTCGATGAACGCTTCCTTCTTCGCGTAGCCGTTTATCTTCACGAGGCGGTCACCTTGGGGCGTAATCGCGACGTGCTGTGGCGGATAGGTCGCATCGTATCGTTGTTTCAACCGCGAGGCTTGGGGGCTGTCGTTGTCGAGGTTGATGGCGACGAGAACGAAATCGTCGAGGCGGTCCCGCACCGCCGGGTCGGAGTACACGTTCTGATTGTAGTCCTCGCAGTACGTACACCACGTCGTCCAGAAGTAGACCAGGATGGGCTTGTCCTGTTCTTTTGCGACGCTCTCTGCGTCGGAGAAGTTGGTGTGCCACTTCGTCCCGCCGTGGTACGAGTAGGACTGGTCACTCAGTACCGGGGCCGCATTCATCGATTGATAACCGATACCCAACAGAGCGGCTAAAAATACGAGCGTCAGTATCTTTCGTGGGGACATCCAACTACCCGCTGTTGGCAACGATTCCGGTTAAATATTGCGTGTTCTTGTAGATATCATTCTATACCTCCGGCGAGCTGCCCGAAGTGATATGTCCGTTATAATGCGAATACTGTACTCTGTTTTCCCAAATCGTCGCACGAAGAACGATAGATTGGTTCACCATTACAAACGTTTAATAGCCCGGGAGGAATACCGGAAAAACACAATACTGTAAGCTATGGACACGACTCTGCAGACAGGTGAACGGGGTATCGAACGGGCGACGTCGCGACGTCGGGGAGGACGATGAATCGACGGATCGCAACCGTCTCCCTCGCGTTCGTTCTCGTCTTGGCGGGTTGCACCGCACCCATGTTGTATCAGAAGGACTCCAGCCAGGCCGGTGAGCTCAAGCTCCCCGGCGACTGGAGCGGCTTCGAGTGGATGGACAAGAATCTTCGAGAGGGGCAGGCCGGTGATGACATGCGGTATCGCAACGAGACCGCCGGACAGCAGGCCGCGTTCGTCCCGAAGAAGATGAACAACTCGACGCTGCCCGAGAACGAACATCGACGCGAACTCGTCAAATACGGTCGGCAACTGTTCGCGAACACGGCCAACGAGATTCCGAACCAGACCGGCACGAGTCGGATGTCCTGTGCGAACTGTCACGGCGGCGGGTCGCTCCCGACCGCGAACGGCATGGTCGGGCAGGACATCAAGATGATTCCGCTCGTCGGGACGGCCGCGGGCTATCCCGAGTGGACGGGCCGAACGAGCAGAATGCGAGACATGCGCCAGCGCATTCAGGGGTGCTTCCTCCGGAGCATGAACACTGACCCGGAGAACATCCCGGAATACGACAGCCGCGAGATACAGGCGATGGAGTCGTACCTCGTCTGGCTGGCGAAGGGAACGCCTGTCCAGAAGGTTCCGTACTGGCGTCACATCCGCAAGCCCGAGGGAAGCGAGAAGATGCCGATACCCAACGTCAACCCCGTCCGCGGGGCGAAGCTGTACCTCGAAAACTGTGCGTCCTGTCACGGTAAGGACGGACAGGGGTCGAAAGGACAGTATCCGCCGCTGTGGGGACCGGACTCCTACAACGACGGGGCGGGCATGGGCCGAATCTACACCGCATCCGGCTTCATCCGTGAAGCGATGCCGTACGGTTCGGCACACACGGTGAGCGATTGGCGCGACGTCCAAGACATCGCCGGATTCGTCAACGGCCACGACCGTCCGCATCTCGACCGTCAGAACAAGGACTGGTCGGCGGACGGACCGCCGGACGAGGCCGTCTACTACAAGCGCGTGCAGGACCGGTTCGGGTACAACATGAACCCGATGCGCAAGAAGCTCCTCATGGCCGGAATCCCGGTCGGAACGGAGCCGCTCAACAAAGGGGACATCCCGAAG is part of the Haladaptatus paucihalophilus DX253 genome and encodes:
- a CDS encoding sugar phosphate isomerase/epimerase family protein, whose amino-acid sequence is MIVAGKCPPTADELRAASERGFDAVELHLTTDDLDAIEETTAACRAAPVDVVSVHTPHVGLDELAYVQRANDLCERLDATLVVHSTKIPLSNLGYVLDRIDITVPHGFENSTGHSRHFLTNVLLDEGRPLVLDTAHLYTAEAEYRSILETLLAADDISIPVVHCCDGTKITDGLAFGTGTMDMERVITALHENYDGIVVLEVMPDEQADALELWRDVIRGR
- a CDS encoding asparaginase, encoding MNVTVLGTGGTIASTDSETGAVPTERGTELVERVPALREYGDISVEQVAQVPSYEMTAETLELVGERVAELDDDSGTDAIVVTHGTDTMAETAYFLDATRRPTTPVLLTGAQRRPDERSSDGPANLVTAFAAARAFADGGHGGTFVAFDGAVHSARYATKVHTSALDAFSSPGVGPVATHDREDVRILRRPRSETEHIPDASLDPTVFVVGSGAGADERLAAAALDAGADGLVVNGTGLGNVTASLGEFVESTVRNGTPVVVASRCVAGRTTPVYGGAGGGETLRNAGAMFAGDLPAHKARLKLALALSTYSGEKDGCEESDGRTGSDGDDESDEHEKLRALFDG
- a CDS encoding DUF2269 family protein, whose amino-acid sequence is MSQSTPTYLHQIREITEESSLSFLVSAVLLPLSVVGATVLIDDPLLLLYAHIVSGTVWFGMAIVFPAALILYLGTASPERAKAFTQRVIPKVVVFMLVISFTTVLSGSLLAEQFGLLHADNPWMLRVFVLGWLLWLFGLLVSNRMHLTVYFEGQAPSPDPSRLKSIEKRILLVGTFETAVMLGIIFLVLNPGFRFWSLL
- a CDS encoding cytochrome c maturation protein CcmE domain-containing protein — protein: MKQRNKLLFGGIGILVLFLVLAATTMNATTTFVTPTKAQGGNYDGDWVNLEGRVTDLHRSNEQVVFDVVDNNTSVRVTYDKTMPETMQNGRVVVAKGVLRDGKLDARKLSVRAHEGTDRPEKSK
- a CDS encoding ABC transporter ATP-binding protein; this encodes MTRIEVDGLTKRFGRFTALDDVSFGVSDGERVGLFGPNGAGKTTLLRILATLSTPTDGRVLVDGRELSSDWAGVRRRIGVLSHDTMLYEGLTARENLRLHARLHGVDTERCERVLELVGLRSDGERDPSTFSHGMRKRLSLARALLHDPDVLLLDEPYSGLDRRSMADFDGILDAVGVGTVVMVTHDLDRGFAFCDRGLVLDGGSVRSDVSLTALDSSDAFIDRYRTAIGLEAD
- a CDS encoding heme exporter protein CcmB; this encodes MRAFLRVAAEVVRKDLLVEARSKRVLNTAVVFSLLVVVVFAFGFAQTFVNLDTIGSGALWVSFVFAGTFGVIQSAVSEEQDAALDGLLLAPVDRSAIYVGKVVSSTAFVAGVELLTVGFVVVFLDYSPPVAAVPALVGIVVAASFGFSAAGVVLSLLTVKSQLRELLLPMLLVPLVIPVLLAGVSLTRGLTTGESLRSWVVLLLAYDGILFLAGFVTFEYVVEG
- a CDS encoding lysozyme family protein codes for the protein MKRFALSLLVLLACVSTVPLASGAGDTTVSISGTATVTNGTANGDTVTVTPLDRNYRRVGQSVNATVTNGTFTAANVTNASLYYVRLSHDGLAHYALTNETDGISFDLGPTLSGRVVSENGSAVSNAQLLVASPTGPPVGQVNASENGTFSVGPLKSNTTYTLWMRMAGVPYKKTVTTGTNATNVRFVKRAPTDDDGVLTVSGGNPASHVMQVSPQQNSTGLSVVETLTVRNTGDRPFVGPVRVALPNGATPTGAMFRNRQTTFSRRGSDVIINATIAANDTAQIGVAYDLENRSIRKSVDHDTDRLAVVLQGYNLSEVSHSSNLRPGSAPISMLTNDKALRSGDEIRVHVPKTAQQSANGGSGNGGNGGTDFPTVVMVLSFLSIVIGGILAYRAL
- the ccsA gene encoding cytochrome c biogenesis protein CcsA yields the protein MTPGQILLLLALCVSTVTTLLLGRDYLRDEERFAGYVPALVGTTAGLLTTALLYLTYQFVTTDYSNAYVWNNTTDFLPLLYRFTGVYAGNEGSVLLWAALASIVAFWAAKLRGVRGRNRKLVQTITMGIVSYFGLMLVVESPFTTIAQEFPNAAAGFVPATGRGLNPLLVDPYMAIHPPVMFTAYALLTVPFAIGAAHFVSLLRGQGGLFEEWYGSVLRWLRVSWLFLTAAVSLGALWSYTVLGWGGIWAWDPVETAIFIPWLFLTATLHAVTNYRAGRNYTVLAPAMTSTVFALAIYTTSVVRSGVFRSVHSFASEGIGLSLLVLMGITALLGVVVPLAYWFLEADDDGSSGSEWVTRSNLLHLAVLVLGTLAFISIWGLTFPLLRDLTTGIEVQVNPKYYNLWSYPVVLLALLLLGFYMDFDVEGRDRSLVALGVFAVATVVAAFVKPSSPWQLASVSGNDALVYRIVGGASALSVVPPAAYVCIAMVKRAIERIPGNPRRFQLKETGITLIHLGVAILVVSLAFTYLFTAQSSVIIQDARADGSVHQVPDSAYAVQAVGYDETTLPKNPDPRQAALSSQQVLSKGTSLNGTIKAVYGTVTDVKRGPRATVAQLDNSGVWVGLTGQNGTSADLSRGEDIVARGAVMWNYVPQADAVVVTDAQNVGPVSNPPASVDLTRVQKRSMDLRVYRNGNRIAAGSVGQRRYVKQGGMQVRDVLIDRGLTQDTYVIAALNDGTASLTVKRIPLMTPIRVGVLFLLGGMVLILLFDPTHGLTAESLRSTTTASKTDPTTSD
- a CDS encoding thioredoxin family protein, producing the protein MNAAPVLSDQSYSYHGGTKWHTNFSDAESVAKEQDKPILVYFWTTWCTYCEDYNQNVYSDPAVRDRLDDFVLVAINLDNDSPQASRLKQRYDATYPPQHVAITPQGDRLVKINGYAKKEAFIDYLERAQRRAEQ
- a CDS encoding c-type cytochrome; amino-acid sequence: MNRRIATVSLAFVLVLAGCTAPMLYQKDSSQAGELKLPGDWSGFEWMDKNLREGQAGDDMRYRNETAGQQAAFVPKKMNNSTLPENEHRRELVKYGRQLFANTANEIPNQTGTSRMSCANCHGGGSLPTANGMVGQDIKMIPLVGTAAGYPEWTGRTSRMRDMRQRIQGCFLRSMNTDPENIPEYDSREIQAMESYLVWLAKGTPVQKVPYWRHIRKPEGSEKMPIPNVNPVRGAKLYLENCASCHGKDGQGSKGQYPPLWGPDSYNDGAGMGRIYTASGFIREAMPYGSAHTVSDWRDVQDIAGFVNGHDRPHLDRQNKDWSADGPPDEAVYYKRVQDRFGYNMNPMRKKLLMAGIPVGTEPLNKGDIPKNTDKYRNALNETSINGTANASASGAIVNVFGGSNRDDQRAS